One part of the Phragmites australis chromosome 3, lpPhrAust1.1, whole genome shotgun sequence genome encodes these proteins:
- the LOC133912072 gene encoding disease resistance protein RPS2-like, whose amino-acid sequence MELQLVAVLASLALGGALLVLFFGKWWQPLADADKRVEELSDAVEALLRLRAEFLGHDPAPTSDPVRAWLRRVQEAQDEVASIKARHDGGQLYVIRLLQYLFLPTGPVAGLAAQQLKPVRALRDQGAALLEAVLATPQAPPPLLCQPEDLEDLPAESAGAARAHLNEALRFLGDPDAALGVWGAGGVGKTTVLKLVRDVCGRVARFDHVLLLAASRDCTVAKLQREVVAVLGLRDAPTEQAQAAGILSFLRDKSFLLLLDSVWERLDLERVGIPQPLGVVNGKVRKVIVASRREAVCADMGCRKKIKIERLNEEDAWSLFEANVGGDIIHRHTQIPTLARQVAAECKGLPLAVVTIGRAMSNKRTPEEWADALDTLKASQLSTTPGSDKSTHALVRFCYDNLDSDMVGECFLTCALWPEDHSISKDELVQCWIGLGLLPELTDIDEAHRFGHSVIAILEAARLLEPGDNHRYNMYPSDTHVRLHDVVRDAALRFAPGKWLVRAGAGLREPPREEALWRDARRVSLMHNSIEDAPAKAGGALSDAQPASLMLQCNRALPKMMLQVIQHFTRLTYLDLEDTGIQDAFPIEICCLVNLEYLNLSKNRILSLPMELSNLSQLKYFYMRDNYYIQITIAPGLISQLGKLQVFEVFTASIVSVADDYVSPVIDDLESSGARMASLSIWLDNTRDVERLARLAPGVLVRSLHLRKLDGARALPLLSSQHAPELGGVQESLRELVVYSSDVEELVADAHAPRLEIVKFGFLTKLRVMAWSHGASSNLRDVALGACHSLTHLTWVQHLPCLESLILSGCNGLTRLLGGAEDGGSAAEEVVAFPRLRMLALLGLPKLEAVRVEGECEFPELRRLQTRGCPRLRRIPLRPACGQQGNVRIECDKHWWNALQWAGDDVKSCFVPVL is encoded by the exons ATGGAGCTGCAGCTCGTGGCCGTGCTCGCCTCGCTCGCCCTCGGCGGCGCGCTGCTAGTGCTCTTCTTCGGCAAGTGGTGGCAGCCGCTAGCCGACGCGGACAAGCGCGTCGAGGAGCTGTCTGACGCGGTGGAGGCCCTGCTGCGGCTGCGGGCGGAGTTTCTGGGCCACGACCCGGCGCCGACGTCGGATCCCGTGCGGGCGTGGCTGCGGCGCGTGCAGGAGGCGCAGGATGAGGTCGCGTCCATCAAGGCGCGTCACGACGGCGGGCAGCTGTACGTGATCCGCCTCCTGCAGTACCTCTTCCTCCCCACGGGCCCCGTCGCGGGGCTGGCCGCGCAGCAGCTTAAGCCGGTGCGCGCGCTCCGGGACCAGGGCGCGGCGCTCCTCGAGGCCGTGCTGGCAACGCCGCAGGCACCGCCTCCCCTGCTCTGCCAGCCCGAGGACCTCGAAGACCTCCCCGCGGAATCGGCGGGGGCCGCGAGGGCCCACCTCAACGAGGCGCTCCGGTTCCTCGGCGACCCAGACGCCGCGCTCGGCGTCTGGGGTGCCGGCGGCGTGGGCAAAACCACGGTGCTGAAGCTGGTGCGCGACGTGTGCGGCCGCGTCGCGCGGTTCGACCACGTCCTGCTCCTGGCGGCCTCCAGGGACTGCACCGTGGCCAAGTTACAGAGGGAAGTGGTGGCCGTGCTCGGGCTGCGGGACGCGCCGACAGAGCAGGCGCAGGCCGCCGGGATTCTGAGCTTCCTGAGGGACAAGAGCTTCCTCCTGCTGCTGGACAGCGTGTGGGAACGCCTGGACCTGGAGAGGGTCGGCATCCCGCAGCCCCTCGGCGTGGTGAACGGCAAGGTGAGGAAGGTCATAGTGGCGTCAAGGCGCGAGGCGGTGTGCGCCGACATGGGCTGCCGCAAGAAGATCAAGATCGAGCGTTTGAACGAGGAGGATGCGTGGAGTCTGTTTGAAGCCAATGTTGGCGGTGACATCATCCATCGCCACACTCAAATTCCCACACTTGCGAGACAG GTGGCTGCAGAATGCAAAGGATTGCCTTTGGCCGTCGTCACCATAGGCCGCGCCATGTCAAATAAGCGCACACCGGAGGAATGGGCTGATGCACTCGACACCCTTAAGGCGTCGCAGCTCTCGACTACGCCCGGTTCCGACAAGAGCACGCACGCTCTAGTGAGGTTTTGCTACGACAATCTGGATAGCGACATGGTGGGGGAATGCTTCCTGACCTGCGCGCTCTGGCCCGAGGACCACAGCATCTCGAAGGACGAGCTCGTGCAGTGCTGGATCGGACTCGGCCTGCTCCCCGAGCTCACCGACATCGACGAGGCGCACCGGTTCGGGCACTCGGTGATCGCCATCCTGGAGGCCGCGCGCCTGCTGGAGCCGGGGGACAACCACCGGTACAACATGTACCCGTCCGACACGCACGTCAGGCTCCACGACGTCGTTCGCGACGCGGCGCTCCGGTTCGCGCCCGGCAAGTGGCTGGTCCGCGCGGGCGCCGGGCTCAGGGAGCCCCCGCGCGAGGAGGCACTGTGGCGCGACGCGCGGCGCGTGTCCCTGATGCACAACAGCATCGAGGACGCGCCGGCGAAGGCGGGAGGCGCCCTCTCGGACGCGCAGCCGGCGTCGCTGATGCTCCAGTGCAACCGCGCCCTGCCGAAGATGATGCTCCAGGTGATCCAGCATTTCACCAGGCTCACGTACCTGGACCTCGAGGACACCGGCATCCAGGACGCCTTCCCCATTGAGATCTGCTGCTTGGTCAACCTGGAGTACCTCAACCTATCCAAGAACCGGATCCTGTCGCTGCCAATGGAGCTGAGCAACTTGAGCCAGCTCAAGTACTTCTACATGCGCGACAACTACTACATCCAGATCACCATAGCTCCAGGGCTGATCTCGCAGCTCGGGAAGCTGCAGGTCTTTGAGGTGTTCACCGCGAGCATCGTCTCCGTGGCGGACGACTACGTCTCGCCGGTCATCGACGACCTCGAGAGCAGCGGAGCGCGCATGGCGTCGCTCAGCATCTGGCTGGACAACACCCGCGACGTGGAGAGGCTCGCGCGGCTGGCTCCGGGCGTGCTCGTCCGGTCTCTCCACCTGCGCAAGCTGGACGGCGCGCGCGCCCTGCCGCTGCTGTCCTCGCAGCACGCGCCGGAGCTCGGCGGTGTGCAGGAGAGCCTGAGAGAGCTGGTGGTCTACTCGTCGGACGTCGAGGAGCTCGTCGCCGACGCGCACGCGCCTAGGCTGGAGATCGTCAAGTTTGGGTTCCTGACGAAGCTGCGCGTCATGGCGTGGTCCCACGGCGCGTCGTCCAACCTCCGGGACGTGGCCCTCGGCGCGTGCCACTCCCTGACGCACCTGACGTGGgtgcagcacctcccctgcctGGAGTCGCTCATCCTCAGCGGGTGCAACGGGCTGACGAGGCTGCTGGGCGGCGCCGAGGACGGCGGCAGCGCCGCGGAGGAGGTGGTCGCGTTCCCGCGGCTGAGGATGCTGGCGCTGCTGGGGCTGCCCAAGCTGGAGGCCGTCCGCGTCGAGGGGGAGTGCGAGTTCCCGGAGCTCCGGCGGCTGCAGACCAGGGGATGCCCGCGGCTGCGGAGGATACCGTTGCGGCCGGCGTGCGGGCAGCAGGGCAACGTGCGGATCGAGTGCGACAAGCACTGGTGGAACGCGCTGCAGTGGGCGGGCGACGACGTCAAGTCCTGCTTCGTCCCCGTGCTGTAG
- the LOC133912073 gene encoding uncharacterized protein LOC133912073 isoform X3, translating to MQGAIIRAAVARCQKNHRATTYGRPAVPRVRVPRSLCVGGVGKWLIAAATGDRVRAADVRPGGEGRQHAPRPDAVAETPPPSRGTKRGSVAGAVALIVGTSIGSGILAVPQRTAPAGFIPSAACMITCWAFLVAEALLLVEINVRLRRRRNKDNGGGDLNCRGGDLEVISMKSMAQETLGEWGGNVATATYLFLSYTSMVAYTSKSGEVLSRLIVGVPEPVSGGAFTTALALLVAGGGTGITDRVNQLLTFVMIGLLLTIEVSAVAFGGGLSLPANANWEQVPATLPVIIFTLVFHDIAPAGSTEGCNCILGSSPLPRHAGDSRWAGRPCWPFVSLQGSCQPHCCPHCPFARRHLGLDIHNPTLPPDLGKPEQSSPSSWGPGLWRAAPHRPCHPTPPSCAGRWSCCQCRPAIRGTPGCHAATMPKAPPSPHPSHAARDSTTSPSAPS from the exons ATGCAAGGGGCCATCATCCGCGCGGCGGTGGCGCGCTGCCAAAAGAACCACCGCGCAACCACGTACGGCCGCCCTGCGGTACCACGCGTGCGCGTGCCGAGAAGCCTCTGCGTCGGCGGCGTGGGTAAATGGCTCATCGCGGCCGCCACGGGCGACCGAGTGCGGGCCGCGGACGTGCGCCCGGGTGGCGAAGGGAGGCAGCACGCGCCGCGCCCGGACGCCGTTGCGgagacgccgccgccgtcccgcGGCACGAAgagagggagcgtggccggcGCCGTCGCGCTCATCGTCGGGACCAGCATCGGGTCCGGAATCCTCGCCGTGCCGCAGCGCACTGCGCCCGCG GGTTTCATTCCGAGCGCGGCGTGCATGATCACATGCTGGGCTTTTCTGGTGGCCGAAGCGCTGCTTCTGGTCGAGATCAACGTCCGCTTGCGGCGGAGGAGGAACAAGGACAATGGCGGCGGCGATCTTAACTGCCGCGGCGGGGATCTCGAGGTCATCTCCATGAAGAGCATGGCGCAGGAGACGCTGGGCGAGTGGGGCGGGAACGTGGCCACCGCCACCTACCTGTTCCTGTCCTACACTTCCATGGTCGCCTACACGTCCAAGTCCGGCGAGGTGCTGTCACGCCTGATCGTTGGCGTTCCCGAGCCCGTCTCCGGCGGCGCCTTCACCACCGCGCTCGCGCTgctcgtcgccggcggcggcacgggCATCACCGACCGAGTGAACCAGCTGCTCACTTTCGTCATGATAG GTTTACTGCTGACGATTGAGGTCTCGGCGGTGGCGTTCGGCGGTGGCCTGAGCTTGCCAGCGAACGCCAACTGGGAGCAGGTCCCCGCGACGCTGCCTGTGATCATCTTCACGCTCGTCTTCCATGACATCGCACCAG CCGGATCAACGGAGGGGTGCAACTGCATCCTCGGATCGTCGCCTCTGCCGCGGCACGCGGGTGACAGCCGTTGGGCCGGGCGCCCGTGTTGGCCTTTCGTATCTTTGCAGGGTAGCTGCCAGCCCCATTGCTGCCCTCATTGCCCTTTCGCCCGTCGCCATCTTGGGTTGGACATCCACAACCCCACGTTGCCTCCGGATCTGGGGAAGCCGGAGCAGTCATCCCCATCATCATGGGGCCCGGGCCTTTGGAGGGCAGCGCCTCATCGCCCTTGTCACCCCACGCCTCCCTCTTGCGCGGGTCGCTGGTCGTGCTGCCAGTGTCGACCCGCGATCCGGGGCACCCCTGGCTGTCACGCGGCCACCATGCCAAAGGCCCCTCCCTCGCCGCACCCTTCCCACGCGGCGCGGGACAGCACCACGTCACCGTCAGCTCCGTCGTAG
- the LOC133912073 gene encoding uncharacterized protein LOC133912073 isoform X2 encodes MQGAIIRAAVARCQKNHRATTYGRPAVPRVRVPRSLCVGGVGKWLIAAATGDRVRAADVRPGGEGRQHAPRPDAVAETPPPSRGTKRGSVAGAVALIVGTSIGSGILAVPQRTAPAGFIPSAACMITCWAFLVAEALLLVEINVRLRRRRNKDNGGGDLNCRGGDLEVISMKSMAQETLGEWGGNVATATYLFLSYTSMVAYTSKSGEVLSRLIVGVPEPVSGGAFTTALALLVAGGGTGITDRVNQLLTFVMIGLLLTIEVSAVAFGGGLSLPANANWEQVPATLPVIIFTLVFHDIAPAHMLSHNQLAAGSTEGCNCILGSSPLPRHAGDSRWAGRPCWPFVSLQGSCQPHCCPHCPFARRHLGLDIHNPTLPPDLGKPEQSSPSSWGPGLWRAAPHRPCHPTPPSCAGRWSCCQCRPAIRGTPGCHAATMPKAPPSPHPSHAARDSTTSPSAPS; translated from the exons ATGCAAGGGGCCATCATCCGCGCGGCGGTGGCGCGCTGCCAAAAGAACCACCGCGCAACCACGTACGGCCGCCCTGCGGTACCACGCGTGCGCGTGCCGAGAAGCCTCTGCGTCGGCGGCGTGGGTAAATGGCTCATCGCGGCCGCCACGGGCGACCGAGTGCGGGCCGCGGACGTGCGCCCGGGTGGCGAAGGGAGGCAGCACGCGCCGCGCCCGGACGCCGTTGCGgagacgccgccgccgtcccgcGGCACGAAgagagggagcgtggccggcGCCGTCGCGCTCATCGTCGGGACCAGCATCGGGTCCGGAATCCTCGCCGTGCCGCAGCGCACTGCGCCCGCG GGTTTCATTCCGAGCGCGGCGTGCATGATCACATGCTGGGCTTTTCTGGTGGCCGAAGCGCTGCTTCTGGTCGAGATCAACGTCCGCTTGCGGCGGAGGAGGAACAAGGACAATGGCGGCGGCGATCTTAACTGCCGCGGCGGGGATCTCGAGGTCATCTCCATGAAGAGCATGGCGCAGGAGACGCTGGGCGAGTGGGGCGGGAACGTGGCCACCGCCACCTACCTGTTCCTGTCCTACACTTCCATGGTCGCCTACACGTCCAAGTCCGGCGAGGTGCTGTCACGCCTGATCGTTGGCGTTCCCGAGCCCGTCTCCGGCGGCGCCTTCACCACCGCGCTCGCGCTgctcgtcgccggcggcggcacgggCATCACCGACCGAGTGAACCAGCTGCTCACTTTCGTCATGATAG GTTTACTGCTGACGATTGAGGTCTCGGCGGTGGCGTTCGGCGGTGGCCTGAGCTTGCCAGCGAACGCCAACTGGGAGCAGGTCCCCGCGACGCTGCCTGTGATCATCTTCACGCTCGTCTTCCATGACATCGCACCAG ctCACATGCTCTCACACAACCAGTTGGCAGCCGGATCAACGGAGGGGTGCAACTGCATCCTCGGATCGTCGCCTCTGCCGCGGCACGCGGGTGACAGCCGTTGGGCCGGGCGCCCGTGTTGGCCTTTCGTATCTTTGCAGGGTAGCTGCCAGCCCCATTGCTGCCCTCATTGCCCTTTCGCCCGTCGCCATCTTGGGTTGGACATCCACAACCCCACGTTGCCTCCGGATCTGGGGAAGCCGGAGCAGTCATCCCCATCATCATGGGGCCCGGGCCTTTGGAGGGCAGCGCCTCATCGCCCTTGTCACCCCACGCCTCCCTCTTGCGCGGGTCGCTGGTCGTGCTGCCAGTGTCGACCCGCGATCCGGGGCACCCCTGGCTGTCACGCGGCCACCATGCCAAAGGCCCCTCCCTCGCCGCACCCTTCCCACGCGGCGCGGGACAGCACCACGTCACCGTCAGCTCCGTCGTAG
- the LOC133912073 gene encoding uncharacterized protein LOC133912073 isoform X1 produces MQGAIIRAAVARCQKNHRATTYGRPAVPRVRVPRSLCVGGVGKWLIAAATGDRVRAADVRPGGEGRQHAPRPDAVAETPPPSRGTKRGSVAGAVALIVGTSIGSGILAVPQRTAPAGFIPSAACMITCWAFLVAEALLLVEINVRLRRRRNKDNGGGDLNCRGGDLEVISMKSMAQETLGEWGGNVATATYLFLSYTSMVAYTSKSGEVLSRLIVGVPEPVSGGAFTTALALLVAGGGTGITDRVNQLLTFVMIGLLLTIEVSAVAFGGGLSLPANANWEQVPATLPVIIFTLVFHDIAPVICAYLGGDLARIRLSILVGSIVPLLSLLVWDDIALGLHTDLNGFDILDMLKTEWSYTVVETFSLLAVGTSIIGTLLGASQFFIEQMNKLVSSATQGHDKIKEGIVVFPKEGGSRHLGLGTILENNRLSYFATAIVVVPTMLIAATVPNSFSTATDIAGGYCMTILYGVLPPLMAWTIVSKLSDPNAEPVEAEQSKDHKGEVELTSAKPVLVVMGVFSVLMVFEQIFQDLVSFNASLAS; encoded by the exons ATGCAAGGGGCCATCATCCGCGCGGCGGTGGCGCGCTGCCAAAAGAACCACCGCGCAACCACGTACGGCCGCCCTGCGGTACCACGCGTGCGCGTGCCGAGAAGCCTCTGCGTCGGCGGCGTGGGTAAATGGCTCATCGCGGCCGCCACGGGCGACCGAGTGCGGGCCGCGGACGTGCGCCCGGGTGGCGAAGGGAGGCAGCACGCGCCGCGCCCGGACGCCGTTGCGgagacgccgccgccgtcccgcGGCACGAAgagagggagcgtggccggcGCCGTCGCGCTCATCGTCGGGACCAGCATCGGGTCCGGAATCCTCGCCGTGCCGCAGCGCACTGCGCCCGCG GGTTTCATTCCGAGCGCGGCGTGCATGATCACATGCTGGGCTTTTCTGGTGGCCGAAGCGCTGCTTCTGGTCGAGATCAACGTCCGCTTGCGGCGGAGGAGGAACAAGGACAATGGCGGCGGCGATCTTAACTGCCGCGGCGGGGATCTCGAGGTCATCTCCATGAAGAGCATGGCGCAGGAGACGCTGGGCGAGTGGGGCGGGAACGTGGCCACCGCCACCTACCTGTTCCTGTCCTACACTTCCATGGTCGCCTACACGTCCAAGTCCGGCGAGGTGCTGTCACGCCTGATCGTTGGCGTTCCCGAGCCCGTCTCCGGCGGCGCCTTCACCACCGCGCTCGCGCTgctcgtcgccggcggcggcacgggCATCACCGACCGAGTGAACCAGCTGCTCACTTTCGTCATGATAG GTTTACTGCTGACGATTGAGGTCTCGGCGGTGGCGTTCGGCGGTGGCCTGAGCTTGCCAGCGAACGCCAACTGGGAGCAGGTCCCCGCGACGCTGCCTGTGATCATCTTCACGCTCGTCTTCCATGACATCGCACCAG TGATCTGCGCGTACCTTGGAGGGGATCTCGCGAGGATCCGGCTATCGATACTGGTCGGGAGCATCGTGCCGCTTCTGTCCTTGCTCGTGTGGGACGACATCGCTCTCGGCCTCCACACTGATCTTAATGGGTTTGACATTCTGGACATGCTAAAGACAGA ATGGAGCTATACGGTGGTGGAGACTTTCTCGCTCCTCGCCGTCGGGACATCGATCATCGGAACTCTGCTCGGAGCTTCccagttcttcatcgagcagaTGAACAAACTAGTCTCTTCAGCAACGCAGGGACAT GATAAGATCAAGGAAGGCATTGTTGTATTTCCAAAGGAAGGTGGATCCAGGCATCTTGGTTTGGGAACAATTCTGGAGAACAACAGGCTCAGCTACTTTGCTACGGCGATTGTGGTTGTCCCAACCATGCTTATTGCTGCTACTGTCCCCAACTCATTCTCCACAGCAACTGACATCGCA GGTGGCTACTGCATGACCATCTTGTACGGTGTTCTCCCTCCATTGATGGCCTGGACTATCGTCTCCAAACTGTCTGATCCAAATGCCGAACCAGTAGAAGCAGAGCAAAGTAAAGACCACAAAGGAGAAGTGGAGTTAACTAGTGCAAAGCCTGTTCTGGTTGTGATGGGGGTGTTCTCTGTGCTTATGGTCTTTGAGCAAATTTTTCAAGACTTGGTCAGTTTCAACGCCTCTCTCGCCTCATAG